One Nocardia sp. BMG111209 DNA segment encodes these proteins:
- the hemE gene encoding uroporphyrinogen decarboxylase, protein MSTPTRRRLSETPFLVAATGGVPSRRPVWFMRQAGRSLPEYREVRAGVGMLASCFDPELVCEITLQPVRRHRVDAAILFSDIVVPLKAAGIDLDIVAGVGPVVANPVRDLADVRALPRLRREEVGAIVDGVRLLLDALGETPLIGFAGAPFTLASYLVEGGPSRNHERTKAMMLGEPEAWHELLGVLTDITVEFLRAQLSAGVDAVQLFDSWAGALSLAQYREFVLPYSERVFAEIADAGVPRIHFGVGTGELLGAMAEAGADVVGVDWRVPLTAAVRRVGPGKALQGNLDPAVLFAGTDVIRHEVRRIAHEADEAITLGATGHIFNLGHGVLPDTDPGVLTATVELVHSLPAPL, encoded by the coding sequence GTGAGCACTCCAACTCGCCGCCGGTTGTCCGAAACGCCGTTCCTCGTCGCCGCCACCGGTGGTGTGCCGAGCCGGCGTCCCGTCTGGTTCATGCGGCAGGCCGGGCGGTCGCTACCCGAATATCGGGAGGTGCGGGCCGGGGTGGGAATGCTGGCGTCCTGCTTCGACCCGGAACTCGTCTGCGAGATCACCCTGCAGCCGGTCCGCCGGCATCGGGTCGACGCGGCGATCCTGTTCTCCGACATCGTGGTTCCGCTGAAGGCCGCGGGTATCGACCTCGACATCGTCGCGGGCGTCGGCCCGGTGGTGGCGAATCCGGTGCGCGACCTCGCCGATGTGCGGGCGCTGCCGCGGCTGCGGCGCGAGGAGGTCGGCGCGATCGTCGACGGTGTGCGGCTGCTGCTGGACGCCCTCGGTGAGACGCCGCTGATCGGTTTCGCGGGCGCGCCGTTCACCCTCGCCTCGTATCTGGTGGAGGGCGGGCCGAGCCGCAACCACGAGCGCACCAAGGCCATGATGCTCGGCGAGCCGGAGGCCTGGCACGAACTGCTCGGCGTGCTCACCGACATCACGGTGGAATTCCTGCGGGCCCAGCTGTCGGCCGGCGTGGACGCGGTGCAGCTGTTCGACTCCTGGGCAGGCGCGCTGTCGCTGGCGCAGTACCGGGAATTCGTGCTGCCGTATTCGGAGCGGGTCTTCGCGGAGATCGCCGACGCCGGCGTGCCGCGCATCCACTTCGGCGTCGGCACCGGCGAACTGCTGGGTGCGATGGCCGAGGCGGGCGCGGATGTCGTCGGCGTCGACTGGCGGGTGCCGCTGACCGCCGCGGTGCGCCGCGTCGGCCCCGGAAAGGCCTTGCAGGGCAACCTGGATCCCGCCGTCCTGTTCGCCGGCACCGACGTGATCCGGCACGAGGTCCGCCGGATCGCGCACGAGGCGGACGAGGCGATCACCCTCGGCGCCACCGGCCACATCTTCAACCTCGGCCACGGCGTCCTGCCCGACACCGACCCCGGCGTGCTCACCGCCACCGTCGAACTGGTCCACAGCCTGCCCGCCCCGTTGTGA
- a CDS encoding HRDC domain-containing protein — translation MPVADESEQSAAIPLLVPADGVPPVLATADDIADAATRLAAGTGPLAVDAERASGFRYSNRAYLIQLRRNGSGTMLIDPIPLGPDPAAALAPLAAAINGLEWVLHSADQDLPGLAELGLRPQRLFDTELGGRLAGFERVGLAAMVERLLGRELRKGHGAADWSTRPLPDDWLNYAALDVELLLELRDEVAVTLDEQDKTEWAAQEFEHVRTLDPAPPKADRWRRTSGIHTLRRARQLATVRELWLARDRLARERDIAPARILPDSAIVAAAVADPKSIGQLRALPVFGGPRQRRYSREWLGAVERARALPDSDLPPMAQPYDGPPPVNRWERRDPVASARLTAARAAMAALSQNYAVPVENLLTPDLLRRLCWDGLPEFRSGATSRDPEGAVDGFLKNGGARPWQRDLTVPPLAAALFPAEPA, via the coding sequence ATGCCGGTAGCCGACGAATCCGAACAATCGGCAGCGATTCCGCTGCTCGTGCCTGCCGACGGCGTGCCCCCGGTACTCGCCACCGCCGACGATATCGCCGACGCCGCGACACGCCTGGCCGCGGGTACCGGGCCGCTGGCCGTCGACGCCGAGCGCGCCTCCGGCTTCCGATACTCCAACCGCGCCTATCTGATCCAGTTGCGCCGCAACGGTTCCGGCACCATGCTGATCGACCCGATTCCGCTCGGCCCGGATCCGGCCGCCGCGCTCGCCCCGCTGGCGGCGGCGATCAACGGCCTGGAATGGGTGCTGCATTCCGCCGACCAGGATCTGCCTGGTCTGGCCGAACTGGGGCTACGACCGCAGCGGCTGTTCGACACCGAACTCGGCGGCCGGTTGGCCGGTTTCGAGCGGGTCGGGCTGGCCGCGATGGTGGAGCGACTATTGGGCCGCGAGTTACGCAAGGGCCACGGCGCCGCCGACTGGTCCACCCGCCCGCTCCCCGACGACTGGCTGAACTACGCGGCCCTCGACGTGGAACTGCTGCTGGAACTGCGCGACGAGGTCGCCGTGACCCTCGACGAACAAGACAAGACCGAATGGGCCGCACAGGAATTCGAGCACGTCCGCACGCTCGATCCGGCCCCGCCGAAGGCCGACCGGTGGCGGCGCACCTCCGGCATCCACACCCTCCGCCGCGCCCGGCAGCTGGCCACGGTCCGCGAATTGTGGCTCGCCCGCGACCGGCTGGCCCGCGAGCGCGATATCGCCCCGGCCCGCATCCTGCCCGATTCCGCGATCGTCGCGGCCGCGGTCGCCGATCCCAAATCGATCGGGCAGTTGCGGGCCCTGCCGGTGTTCGGCGGGCCGCGGCAGCGCCGCTACTCGCGCGAATGGCTGGGTGCGGTGGAACGCGCACGCGCGCTGCCGGATTCGGACCTGCCACCGATGGCCCAGCCGTACGACGGCCCGCCGCCGGTGAACCGCTGGGAGCGCCGCGATCCGGTCGCGTCGGCCCGGCTCACCGCCGCCCGCGCCGCGATGGCGGCCCTCTCGCAGAACTACGCGGTGCCGGTGGAGAACCTGCTCACCCCCGATCTGCTGCGCCGGCTGTGCTGGGACGGGCTGCCGGAATTCCGGTCCGGCGCCACCTCCCGCGACCCCGAGGGCGCGGTGGACGGCTTCCTGAAGAACGGCGGCGCCCGCCCCTGGCAGCGCGACCTCACGGTGCCGCCGCTCGCGGCCGCACTGTTCCCGGCCGAGCCGGCCTGA
- a CDS encoding protoporphyrinogen oxidase yields MVRVAVVGGGISGLVAGYRLRTALGPDLELVLVDPRERIGGTLFTGELAGGPMDLGAEAFVGRRPEIPALLGELGLADQLVHPAGKRPLVWAGGSAHPMPERTLMGIPADADAVAGLVDAQTVARIADEPNRPLRWEPGTDMAVAELVGDRYGEQVVRRSVDPLLGGVYAGLAGTIGVRAALPTLAMALDAGVGSLSRAVARALPPPSTAPVFGGIRDGYRVLLDALAAAAAPKLETGTAATALTRIEGGWRLDPLGDFDAVVLASPAPVTAALLSAVAPEAARAATDIELSSSAVVALALSVDTALPDNSGILIATGEALRAKAFTLSSRKWPHLAEREVALVRASFGRFGDETPLLWPDSTLIAVATADLELVTGVPIRPVDAIVQRWREGLPQYAPGHLERVAAIESGIAALPGLAVAGAYLHGVGVPACAATGTAAAERIRTHLGG; encoded by the coding sequence GTGGTGCGGGTTGCGGTGGTCGGCGGCGGAATCAGCGGGCTGGTGGCCGGGTATCGGCTACGGACCGCGCTCGGGCCGGATCTCGAACTGGTGCTGGTGGATCCGCGCGAGCGCATCGGCGGGACACTGTTCACCGGTGAGCTCGCGGGCGGTCCGATGGATCTCGGGGCGGAGGCGTTCGTCGGCCGTCGGCCGGAGATCCCGGCACTGCTCGGCGAATTGGGGCTCGCGGATCAACTGGTGCATCCGGCCGGCAAGCGGCCGCTGGTCTGGGCCGGTGGCTCGGCGCACCCGATGCCGGAACGCACCCTGATGGGTATCCCGGCGGACGCCGACGCCGTCGCCGGTCTGGTCGACGCGCAGACCGTGGCGCGGATCGCCGACGAACCGAATCGGCCGCTGCGCTGGGAGCCGGGTACGGATATGGCGGTGGCCGAGTTGGTCGGCGACCGGTACGGGGAGCAGGTGGTCCGGCGCAGCGTCGATCCGCTGCTCGGCGGCGTGTACGCGGGGCTGGCCGGGACCATCGGCGTGCGGGCGGCACTGCCCACCCTGGCGATGGCGCTGGACGCGGGGGTGGGCAGCCTGTCCCGCGCGGTCGCCCGGGCGCTGCCGCCGCCGTCGACGGCCCCGGTGTTCGGCGGCATCCGCGACGGATACCGGGTACTGCTGGACGCACTGGCCGCCGCGGCCGCCCCGAAACTGGAAACCGGTACGGCGGCAACGGCTCTCACGCGGATCGAGGGCGGCTGGCGGCTGGATCCGCTCGGCGATTTCGACGCCGTGGTGCTCGCGTCCCCGGCCCCGGTGACGGCGGCGCTGCTGTCGGCCGTCGCCCCCGAGGCGGCCCGCGCGGCCACGGATATCGAGCTGTCGTCGTCCGCGGTGGTCGCGCTGGCGCTGTCCGTCGACACCGCCCTGCCCGACAATTCCGGGATCCTGATCGCCACCGGAGAAGCGTTGCGCGCCAAGGCTTTCACGCTGTCCAGCCGGAAATGGCCGCATCTGGCCGAGCGCGAGGTGGCGCTGGTCCGCGCCTCCTTCGGCCGCTTCGGTGACGAAACTCCGCTGCTCTGGCCGGATTCGACGCTGATCGCGGTCGCCACCGCCGATCTCGAGCTGGTCACCGGCGTCCCGATCCGCCCGGTCGACGCGATCGTGCAGCGCTGGCGCGAGGGACTGCCGCAATACGCCCCCGGCCACCTCGAGCGGGTCGCCGCGATCGAATCCGGGATCGCGGCCCTGCCCGGCCTCGCCGTCGCCGGCGCCTATCTGCACGGCGTCGGCGTCCCGGCCTGCGCCGCCACCGGCACCGCTGCCGCCGAACGCATCCGCACCCACCTGGGCGGTTGA
- a CDS encoding DUF3000 domain-containing protein, producing MGTASVHPRIELAPIRPPQRLAPYSYAIGAEVKHPDTAVVPVDSEGDAFGRLILLHDPDGQEAWHGVFRLVAYIQADIDAALAGDPLLPEVAWSWLVDALESRGEPFTALGGTVTSTSSVRYGDIAGPPHAYQLELRASWTVGTTRLGPHVEAFCEVLASTAGLPPAGITDLRPRPRIADDQF from the coding sequence ATGGGCACCGCATCAGTGCATCCCCGGATCGAGCTCGCCCCGATCCGGCCACCGCAACGACTGGCTCCGTATTCGTATGCCATCGGAGCCGAGGTCAAACATCCCGACACCGCCGTGGTACCGGTCGACTCGGAGGGGGACGCCTTCGGGCGGCTGATCCTGCTCCACGATCCGGACGGCCAGGAGGCGTGGCACGGCGTGTTCCGGCTGGTCGCCTATATCCAGGCCGATATCGACGCCGCGCTGGCCGGTGATCCGCTGCTACCGGAGGTGGCCTGGAGCTGGCTGGTGGACGCCCTGGAATCGCGGGGGGAACCGTTCACCGCGTTGGGCGGTACGGTCACGTCGACCAGTTCGGTCCGCTACGGTGACATCGCCGGACCACCGCATGCGTACCAGCTGGAACTGCGCGCATCGTGGACGGTCGGCACGACGCGGCTCGGACCTCATGTCGAAGCATTCTGCGAAGTTCTGGCCTCGACCGCGGGTTTACCGCCGGCCGGAATCACGGATTTGCGGCCGCGTCCCCGGATTGCCGACGACCAGTTCTGA
- the hemQ gene encoding hydrogen peroxide-dependent heme synthase, whose translation MARLDYQALNSTIRYLMFSVFQVEPGVLGDDREAAIKETRAFFDGLAERGVVVRGLYDVAGMRADADFMIWWHAERIEELQGAYADFRRTTELGQASNPVWSNAALHRPAEFNKSHIPAFLAGEEPGNYICVYPFVRSYEWYLLPDAERRKMLADHGKQAREFPDVRANTVAAFALGDYEWILAFEAPELHRIVDLMRELRATEARLHVREEIPFFTGPRVEVEQLVAALP comes from the coding sequence ATGGCGCGACTCGATTATCAGGCCCTCAATTCGACCATTCGGTACCTGATGTTCTCGGTGTTCCAGGTGGAGCCGGGAGTGCTGGGGGACGATCGGGAGGCGGCGATCAAGGAGACCCGGGCGTTCTTCGACGGCCTGGCCGAACGCGGGGTGGTGGTGCGCGGCCTCTACGACGTGGCCGGGATGCGCGCGGACGCCGATTTCATGATCTGGTGGCATGCCGAGCGGATCGAGGAGTTGCAGGGCGCGTACGCCGATTTCCGCCGGACCACCGAACTCGGGCAGGCCAGCAATCCGGTGTGGAGCAACGCCGCGCTGCATCGGCCCGCCGAGTTCAACAAGAGTCACATCCCGGCGTTCCTGGCCGGTGAGGAGCCGGGCAACTACATCTGCGTGTACCCGTTCGTGCGGTCGTACGAGTGGTATCTGCTGCCGGACGCCGAGCGCCGCAAGATGCTCGCCGACCACGGTAAGCAGGCCCGGGAATTTCCGGATGTGCGCGCGAATACGGTCGCGGCGTTCGCACTCGGCGACTACGAGTGGATCCTCGCGTTCGAGGCGCCGGAACTGCACCGCATCGTCGATCTGATGCGCGAACTGCGGGCCACCGAGGCCCGGTTGCACGTCCGGGAGGAGATCCCGTTCTT